From Kangiella sp. TOML190, one genomic window encodes:
- the accC gene encoding acetyl-CoA carboxylase biotin carboxylase subunit: protein MLEKVVIANRGEIALRILRACRELGIKTVAVHSTADQDLMHVRLADESVCIGPAPATQSYLNIPAIISAAEITDAVGIHPGYGFLAENADFAEQVEQSGFSFIGPSADVIRLMGDKVSAISAMKKAGVPCVPGSDGPLGEDEKTNLSMAKRIGYPVIIKAAGGGGGRGMRVVHKEEELINAISLTKSEAGSVFGNDMVYMEKFLETPRHIEIQVLADGHGNAIHLGERDCSMQRRHQKVVEEAPAPGITEQMRRHIGERCVQACIELGYKGAGTFEFLFEKGEFYFIEMNTRVQVEHPVSELITGVDIIKEQLRIASNQPLSFKQEDIVLNGHAIECRINAEDPETFIPSPGEIKRYHAPGGPGIRMDSHIYATYKVPPHYDSMIGKLITHGETREVAIARMQMALEEIVIDGIKTNVDLQKRILKDVNFQKGGTNIHYLERQMFGEG from the coding sequence ATGTTAGAAAAAGTGGTTATTGCCAACCGCGGAGAAATTGCGCTACGCATTCTGCGCGCTTGTCGTGAGTTAGGGATTAAAACGGTAGCGGTTCATTCCACTGCTGATCAAGACTTGATGCACGTTCGTCTGGCTGACGAATCGGTGTGCATTGGTCCTGCTCCTGCAACTCAAAGTTATTTAAATATTCCAGCGATTATTTCTGCTGCGGAAATTACCGATGCCGTCGGTATTCACCCTGGTTACGGCTTTTTGGCGGAAAATGCCGACTTCGCCGAGCAAGTAGAGCAATCCGGTTTTAGTTTTATTGGCCCAAGCGCTGACGTTATTCGCCTTATGGGTGATAAAGTTTCAGCCATTTCGGCCATGAAAAAAGCGGGAGTACCGTGCGTTCCGGGTTCTGATGGGCCTCTAGGCGAGGATGAAAAAACCAACCTATCAATGGCTAAACGTATCGGCTATCCGGTCATTATCAAAGCCGCAGGCGGTGGCGGTGGTCGTGGTATGCGGGTAGTACACAAAGAAGAAGAGCTGATTAACGCTATCTCTTTGACCAAGTCAGAAGCCGGCTCAGTATTCGGTAACGATATGGTTTATATGGAAAAATTCTTGGAAACTCCGCGCCATATCGAAATTCAAGTCTTAGCCGATGGCCACGGCAACGCCATTCACTTGGGCGAACGAGATTGTTCAATGCAGCGGCGCCATCAAAAAGTGGTAGAAGAAGCGCCTGCTCCGGGCATCACCGAGCAAATGCGACGTCACATTGGCGAGCGTTGTGTGCAAGCTTGCATTGAATTGGGCTACAAAGGCGCCGGCACTTTCGAGTTTTTGTTCGAAAAAGGCGAGTTCTACTTTATCGAGATGAATACTCGGGTTCAGGTCGAACATCCGGTTTCAGAGTTGATAACTGGAGTTGATATTATCAAAGAGCAATTACGGATTGCTTCTAATCAGCCGCTATCTTTTAAACAAGAAGATATAGTGCTTAATGGCCATGCCATCGAATGCCGAATCAACGCTGAAGATCCGGAAACCTTTATTCCAAGTCCAGGCGAAATCAAACGTTATCATGCGCCCGGCGGCCCTGGTATTCGTATGGATTCGCATATTTACGCGACCTATAAAGTACCGCCACATTATGACTCAATGATTGGCAAGCTGATCACGCACGGTGAAACTCGCGAAGTAGCGATTGCGCGAATGCAAATGGCTTTGGAAGAAATCGTTATCGATGGTATTAAAACCAACGTAGATCTACAAAAACGTATCCTAAAAGACGTTAACTTCCAAAAAGGTGGTACTAACATTCATTATCTTGAGCGACAAATGTTTGGCGAAGGATAA
- the fis gene encoding DNA-binding transcriptional regulator Fis, with protein sequence MFDNNQTQEAVASNNNFINNTSTNANPTLREHVALSMQSYLQQMNGQPLNEVYDLVLTQVEEPLLRAIMEHTRNNQTKAAQVLGLNRGTLRKKLKRYNLL encoded by the coding sequence ATTTTTGACAACAACCAAACTCAAGAAGCAGTTGCTTCTAACAACAACTTTATTAACAACACCAGCACTAACGCCAACCCAACTTTGCGTGAGCATGTTGCCCTTTCAATGCAAAGCTACTTACAGCAGATGAACGGACAACCGCTAAACGAAGTCTATGACTTGGTATTAACGCAAGTGGAAGAACCTTTACTACGCGCCATTATGGAGCATACGCGTAACAACCAAACCAAAGCCGCGCAAGTGCTAGGCTTAAACCGCGGTACTTTGCGCAAAAAACTAAAGCGTTACAACCTTCTTTAA
- a CDS encoding PH domain-containing protein, with translation MNPSIKQKLPLMFFIGISIWWAYYYQTHSPLNDFGQANFEWLYLLDGLLVLPILCFLCIKDKKEALIKAIVYACILVLIGSYIIPEQNKFFWRYLETGRYIVLGTFLIVEITALLTVYLAIRSSLQKTKDPDLAIAEPVYNFLGKTPIANFLIFEVRIWTYALFARNVRPENFKGKYQFNYHLKDDAQSNAIGFILLIAAEMPIMHLIIHFLWSPLAANVITLLTLFSLLFFIAEYRAMGIRPITIDESSLNIRFGIYNNRVIPLSNIKSISSTKSYIKRDRSIKRYNFSGNPNVLIQLKITDKAIDRIYLGVNNPNDFIKIANKYIS, from the coding sequence ATGAATCCATCAATTAAGCAAAAACTACCGTTAATGTTTTTTATCGGGATATCAATTTGGTGGGCATATTATTACCAGACTCACTCTCCATTAAATGATTTTGGACAAGCCAACTTTGAGTGGCTGTATTTATTAGATGGTCTGCTAGTACTTCCTATCCTCTGTTTTCTTTGTATTAAAGATAAAAAAGAAGCTCTAATAAAGGCTATAGTTTATGCTTGTATACTTGTATTGATTGGCAGCTACATTATTCCGGAGCAAAATAAATTTTTTTGGCGCTATCTAGAAACTGGTCGCTACATAGTTTTAGGGACCTTCTTAATCGTTGAAATAACGGCTTTATTAACTGTCTACTTAGCCATCAGATCTTCTTTGCAAAAGACAAAAGATCCGGATCTGGCTATAGCTGAGCCTGTATATAATTTTTTAGGTAAAACTCCAATTGCTAATTTTCTGATATTTGAAGTTAGGATCTGGACTTACGCGCTCTTCGCAAGAAATGTTCGCCCCGAAAACTTTAAAGGAAAATACCAATTTAATTATCATCTAAAAGACGATGCTCAGAGCAATGCCATTGGTTTTATCCTGCTTATTGCCGCTGAAATGCCCATAATGCACTTAATAATACACTTTTTGTGGTCGCCCTTAGCAGCAAATGTGATCACTCTGCTCACTTTATTCAGTTTACTATTCTTTATTGCGGAATATCGAGCAATGGGCATAAGGCCTATAACGATAGATGAAAGTAGTTTGAATATTCGCTTCGGCATTTACAATAATCGAGTCATACCTCTAAGCAATATTAAATCTATTTCCAGCACAAAATCATACATTAAAAGAGATAGATCTATTAAACGTTATAATTTTTCTGGCAATCCCAATGTACTTATTCAACTAAAAATAACTGATAAAGCTATCGATAGAATTTACCTTGGTGTAAATAATCCAAATGATTTTATAAAGATAGCAAATAAATATATATCCTGA
- a CDS encoding SMI1/KNR4 family protein, producing the protein MEDVIELLQESAQSVAFGLELPDEDDLVMIEEELFIPLPSDLRLFLLELSNLVIGSLEPVTITDPQAHTHLPDVAANAWDIGVPRNLIPICETAQGYYCISEANEISLWQGQQQTDDIWPSIWHWAKDVWLGS; encoded by the coding sequence ATGGAAGACGTTATTGAATTACTCCAAGAATCGGCTCAATCAGTAGCCTTTGGCTTGGAACTACCCGATGAAGACGACTTAGTCATGATCGAAGAGGAATTGTTTATTCCCCTTCCCAGTGACTTGCGGCTATTTTTATTAGAGCTAAGCAATCTAGTTATCGGCTCGCTCGAACCAGTTACCATTACCGATCCGCAAGCCCACACCCATCTACCCGACGTTGCCGCCAACGCATGGGACATAGGCGTACCTAGAAACTTAATCCCCATCTGTGAAACAGCGCAAGGCTATTATTGCATTTCCGAAGCTAACGAAATTAGCCTCTGGCAAGGACAGCAGCAAACCGATGACATTTGGCCGTCGATTTGGCATTGGGCGAAGGACGTTTGGCTAGGAAGTTAA
- the dusB gene encoding tRNA dihydrouridine synthase DusB, with protein MQIGPYQLENPLILAPMAGVTDQPFRQLCKQLGAGMTVSEMIASDPRLWNSKKSRLRKIHKGELGIRSVQIAGTEPNIMAMAAQHNVEHGAQMIDINMGCPAKKVCKKAAGSALLQDPALVERILTAVVEAVNVPVTLKIRTGQDADNRNGLEIAKIAEQAGIQALAIHGRTRADKFMGNAEFETIAKIKQAVSIPIIANGDINSPEKAKQVLAQTQADGLMIGRAAQGKPWIFREIWHFLQTGEYLAAPSWQEVQQILLQHITRLHQFYGEVMGPRIARKHVSWYFQEQADGKEFRRHFNKIDDGGEQITTLNLYFEQKQQAIAA; from the coding sequence ATGCAAATTGGCCCTTACCAACTGGAGAACCCATTGATCTTAGCGCCTATGGCAGGTGTTACCGATCAACCTTTTCGCCAGTTGTGTAAACAGTTAGGCGCAGGCATGACGGTTTCGGAAATGATTGCTTCGGATCCACGCCTTTGGAACAGCAAAAAAAGCCGTTTGCGTAAAATTCACAAGGGTGAACTTGGCATCCGCTCAGTGCAAATTGCCGGTACTGAACCGAACATTATGGCCATGGCAGCGCAACACAATGTGGAACATGGCGCCCAGATGATCGATATCAATATGGGTTGTCCGGCTAAAAAAGTCTGTAAAAAAGCCGCTGGTTCTGCGCTTTTGCAAGATCCAGCTTTGGTCGAGCGGATTTTAACAGCGGTGGTCGAAGCGGTGAATGTGCCAGTGACCTTGAAAATTCGTACCGGACAGGATGCGGATAATCGTAATGGTCTAGAGATTGCCAAGATTGCTGAGCAGGCAGGGATCCAAGCCTTGGCGATCCACGGCAGAACCCGCGCCGACAAGTTTATGGGCAATGCCGAATTTGAGACCATTGCCAAAATAAAACAAGCGGTGTCGATTCCGATTATTGCCAATGGCGATATTAACAGCCCCGAAAAGGCTAAACAGGTTTTAGCGCAGACTCAGGCGGATGGTTTGATGATTGGTCGCGCAGCGCAAGGTAAACCTTGGATTTTTAGAGAGATTTGGCACTTTTTGCAAACTGGCGAGTACTTAGCAGCACCAAGTTGGCAAGAGGTACAACAAATTTTGCTTCAGCATATCACTAGGTTACATCAGTTTTATGGTGAAGTGATGGGGCCAAGGATAGCCCGTAAGCACGTTTCTTGGTATTTCCAAGAACAAGCGGATGGAAAGGAGTTTCGTCGCCATTTCAACAAGATTGATGATGGTGGTGAGCAAATAACAACACTTAATCTTTATTTTGAACAAAAACAACAGGCTATAGCAGCATGA
- the accB gene encoding acetyl-CoA carboxylase biotin carboxyl carrier protein: protein MDLRKIKKLIELVEESGIAELEIQEGEESVRISRAGSQVAAPTQITVPSAPVAAPAAPVAAEATTAAAAAEPEPAGHLVRSPMVGTFYAAPSPGAKDFVEIGQQVNVGDVLCIVEAMKMMNQIESDKAGVVKQILHTNGDPVEFDEPMFVIE from the coding sequence ATGGATTTACGTAAGATCAAAAAATTAATTGAGTTAGTTGAAGAATCTGGTATCGCCGAACTGGAGATCCAAGAAGGCGAAGAATCAGTCCGCATTTCGCGCGCTGGTAGCCAAGTTGCCGCTCCCACTCAAATCACGGTTCCTTCCGCTCCTGTAGCTGCGCCAGCGGCTCCGGTTGCTGCCGAAGCGACCACTGCCGCCGCCGCAGCTGAACCAGAGCCAGCAGGACACCTTGTCCGCTCGCCAATGGTCGGCACCTTCTATGCAGCGCCTTCTCCTGGCGCTAAAGACTTTGTTGAAATTGGCCAGCAGGTTAATGTCGGCGATGTCTTATGTATCGTCGAGGCTATGAAGATGATGAACCAAATTGAGTCGGATAAAGCTGGGGTGGTTAAGCAAATCTTGCACACCAATGGCGATCCGGTTGAGTTTGACGAGCCTATGTTTGTTATCGAGTAA
- the purH gene encoding bifunctional phosphoribosylaminoimidazolecarboxamide formyltransferase/IMP cyclohydrolase has product MSNFRPIKRALISVSDKNGVVEFAQTLAQSNIEILSTGGTAKLLRESGLDVTDVSNYTGFPEMMDGRVKTLHPKVHGAILGRRGMDDAVMAEHDIIGIDLVVVNLYPFESTISRDDASLEDAIENIDIGGPTMVRSAAKNHQDVCIVVENEDFTEVARQIGEKGDVDKPTRFKLAARAFAHTARYDAAISNYLGVQAAENSSDFAPTYSVQYKKAQDMRYGENPHQNAAFYVEHSPQEASVSTATQVQGKALSFNNVADTDAALECVKSFDDPACVIVKHANPCGVAIAENIELAYELAFQTDPTSAFGGIIAFNRQLDGETAKKIVDRQFVEVIIAPSVTAEAKAAIAQKKNVRLLESGQWRQAVPSLDYKRVNGGLLVQDRDLGQVFEEDLRIVSKRKPSSDEMRDLKFCWKVAKFVKSNAIVYARNGQTIGVGAGQMSRVYSAKIAGIKAADESLEVNGSVMASDAFFPFRDGIDAAAEAGITAVIQPGGSIRDDEVIEAANEHGMAMVFTGMRHFRH; this is encoded by the coding sequence ATGTCGAATTTTCGCCCGATTAAACGCGCATTAATAAGCGTTTCTGATAAGAATGGCGTGGTTGAGTTTGCTCAAACATTGGCGCAAAGCAATATAGAAATTCTATCCACTGGCGGCACAGCGAAATTATTGCGTGAGTCAGGATTAGATGTAACCGATGTTTCAAATTACACCGGCTTTCCTGAAATGATGGACGGTCGAGTTAAAACGCTACATCCAAAAGTGCATGGCGCTATTTTAGGTCGCCGCGGTATGGATGATGCAGTAATGGCCGAGCACGATATTATCGGTATCGATTTGGTGGTGGTGAACTTGTATCCTTTCGAAAGCACCATTTCGCGCGACGATGCCAGTCTTGAAGATGCCATCGAAAATATCGACATAGGCGGCCCTACGATGGTTCGCTCAGCAGCGAAAAACCACCAAGATGTTTGTATTGTGGTGGAAAATGAAGACTTTACAGAAGTCGCTCGCCAAATTGGCGAAAAAGGCGACGTAGACAAGCCCACTCGTTTTAAATTAGCCGCCAGAGCCTTTGCGCATACCGCACGTTATGACGCCGCTATTTCCAATTATTTGGGCGTACAGGCGGCAGAGAACTCCAGTGACTTTGCGCCAACCTATTCTGTTCAATACAAAAAAGCTCAGGATATGCGTTATGGTGAAAACCCTCATCAAAATGCCGCTTTTTATGTAGAACATTCGCCACAAGAAGCGAGCGTTTCGACTGCAACCCAAGTTCAAGGCAAAGCATTGTCTTTTAACAATGTGGCAGATACCGACGCAGCCCTAGAGTGCGTTAAAAGTTTCGATGATCCGGCTTGTGTGATCGTCAAACACGCTAACCCATGCGGGGTAGCTATCGCGGAAAACATCGAGCTAGCCTATGAGCTTGCTTTCCAAACTGACCCAACCTCAGCCTTCGGCGGCATTATCGCCTTTAACCGCCAATTAGATGGCGAAACGGCTAAGAAAATCGTTGATCGTCAATTTGTGGAAGTGATTATTGCCCCTAGCGTTACTGCAGAGGCCAAAGCAGCCATCGCTCAAAAGAAAAACGTCCGTCTGTTGGAATCTGGTCAATGGCGCCAAGCGGTTCCAAGCCTTGACTATAAGCGCGTCAATGGCGGCTTATTAGTTCAAGATCGCGATCTAGGCCAAGTGTTCGAAGAAGATTTGCGCATTGTTTCAAAACGCAAACCCTCAAGTGATGAAATGCGTGATTTAAAATTCTGCTGGAAAGTCGCTAAATTCGTTAAATCCAACGCCATCGTCTATGCCCGCAACGGCCAAACCATTGGCGTAGGCGCCGGCCAAATGAGCCGCGTTTACTCGGCAAAAATCGCTGGCATTAAAGCTGCCGATGAAAGTCTTGAAGTTAACGGTTCAGTGATGGCATCCGATGCCTTTTTTCCATTCCGCGACGGTATCGATGCCGCGGCGGAAGCGGGTATCACTGCCGTTATCCAGCCTGGCGGTTCAATTCGTGACGACGAAGTGATTGAAGCGGCTAACGAGCATGGCATGGCAATGGTTTTTACTGGCATGCGTCATTTCCGTCATTAA
- the aroQ gene encoding type II 3-dehydroquinate dehydratase: MKQILLLNGPNLNLLGSREPGVYGDVSLETIVKDAKSQVKAADLAFAHFQSNSESALIDAIQQAKEDNVSLIVFNSAGYTHTSVALRDALLAVAIPFIEVHLSNPHSREPFRHHSYFSDIALGQVAGFGADSYRYAMDAAINYLKQH, translated from the coding sequence ATGAAGCAGATTCTTTTACTGAATGGCCCCAATCTTAACCTTTTAGGCTCGCGTGAGCCTGGAGTTTATGGTGACGTAAGCTTGGAGACCATCGTAAAAGACGCCAAATCACAAGTTAAAGCCGCGGATTTGGCTTTTGCTCATTTTCAATCCAATTCCGAGTCAGCTTTAATTGATGCGATTCAGCAGGCAAAAGAAGATAACGTGAGTTTAATTGTATTTAACTCTGCGGGGTATACTCATACCAGTGTTGCTCTAAGAGATGCTTTGCTAGCCGTTGCCATTCCGTTTATTGAAGTACATTTATCCAACCCTCATAGCCGCGAACCTTTTCGCCATCATTCCTACTTTAGCGATATAGCGCTGGGACAAGTGGCGGGCTTTGGTGCAGACAGCTATCGATATGCTATGGATGCTGCCATTAATTATTTAAAGCAGCATTAA
- the prmA gene encoding 50S ribosomal protein L11 methyltransferase, with the protein MSWIQLKFNYHNPNSTDTENLSDFLMELGALAVTFLDAEDKPILEPKPGETPFWDHLIVLALFEADTETALLDRILANSDFSGHIDKTNNQYQWEIIRDQDWERAWMESFKPMQFGQRVWIVPSWHESPDPDAVNIKLDPGLAFGTGTHPTTSLCLQWLDAADLSGKTVIDYGCGSGILTLAALLLGAKKVYAVDIDPQAIDATRENLKRNGLAEERLVLGLPNEVSLPTADILVANILAEPLRQLAESLANSVKSGGNLVLSGLLKQQADELISIYQPWFQMESPAIEGDWARLTGVKA; encoded by the coding sequence ATGTCCTGGATCCAATTAAAATTTAATTACCATAACCCCAATAGCACGGATACTGAAAACCTTAGCGATTTTTTAATGGAGCTGGGTGCGCTGGCGGTGACTTTTTTAGACGCTGAAGATAAACCAATTTTAGAGCCTAAGCCTGGGGAAACCCCATTTTGGGATCATTTAATCGTGCTAGCATTGTTTGAGGCTGATACGGAAACGGCGCTACTCGATAGAATCCTTGCCAATAGTGATTTTTCTGGCCATATCGATAAAACCAATAATCAATACCAATGGGAAATTATTCGTGATCAAGATTGGGAGCGAGCTTGGATGGAGAGCTTCAAGCCAATGCAGTTTGGCCAGCGAGTTTGGATAGTTCCTAGCTGGCACGAGTCGCCCGATCCAGATGCAGTTAATATCAAACTCGACCCTGGTTTAGCTTTTGGTACTGGCACTCACCCCACGACCTCTTTGTGTTTGCAGTGGTTAGACGCTGCTGATTTAAGCGGTAAAACAGTGATCGACTATGGCTGCGGCTCGGGAATTCTAACCTTGGCGGCGCTACTGCTCGGCGCAAAAAAAGTGTATGCGGTGGATATCGATCCGCAGGCGATTGACGCGACTCGCGAGAACCTAAAACGCAATGGGCTCGCTGAAGAACGTTTGGTGCTAGGTCTGCCCAATGAAGTGAGTCTACCAACCGCCGATATTTTGGTGGCCAATATTTTAGCGGAGCCTCTGCGTCAATTAGCAGAATCTCTAGCAAACTCCGTGAAATCCGGCGGTAATCTGGTATTATCAGGACTATTAAAACAACAAGCGGATGAATTAATTAGCATTTATCAGCCTTGGTTCCAGATGGAGTCGCCAGCAATTGAGGGAGATTGGGCGCGACTGACTGGAGTTAAAGCTTAA
- the purD gene encoding phosphoribosylamine--glycine ligase yields MKVLIIGSGGREHALAWKVAQSSKVEQVFVAPGNAGTALEDKVSNVAIDSADIESLITFAKGNHVELTIVGPEAPLVIGVVDAFSEAGLKCFGPTQGAAQLEGSKAFTKDFLARHQIPTAAYQNFTEIEPAKAYVRQMGTPIVIKADGLAAGKGVIIAETLEQADEAIDDMLAGNKFGDAGHRVVVEEFLQGEEASFIVMVDGKNILPLATSQDHKARDNGDTGPNTGGMGAYSPAPVVTPEMHERIMQQVIVPTVQGMESEGHPYTGFLYAGVMIDKDGIPKVLEFNCRFGDPETQPIMSRLQSDLSELCLAAIDGKLDVMEADWDPRAALGVVMAAGGYPETYPKGDVISGLEQVAEGKVFHAGTAEKDGQIVTNGGRVLCVVALGDTVTQAQSKAYAAVKHVSWDKVYYRTDIGHRAISRENG; encoded by the coding sequence ATGAAAGTTTTAATTATTGGTAGCGGCGGGCGCGAACATGCTTTAGCTTGGAAAGTAGCCCAGTCGAGTAAAGTCGAGCAAGTATTTGTGGCTCCTGGAAATGCCGGCACCGCTTTAGAAGACAAGGTTAGCAATGTTGCCATCGACTCGGCAGATATCGAAAGCCTGATCACTTTTGCCAAAGGCAATCATGTTGAGTTAACCATTGTTGGGCCTGAGGCGCCATTAGTAATTGGCGTGGTTGATGCTTTTAGCGAAGCCGGCCTGAAATGCTTTGGCCCGACCCAAGGCGCCGCACAACTCGAAGGCTCGAAAGCTTTTACCAAAGACTTTTTAGCGCGCCATCAGATCCCAACGGCTGCCTATCAAAACTTTACTGAAATCGAACCCGCCAAAGCCTATGTTCGCCAAATGGGTACGCCGATTGTGATCAAAGCCGACGGTTTAGCCGCTGGTAAGGGGGTCATCATTGCCGAGACGCTTGAGCAAGCCGATGAAGCTATCGACGATATGTTGGCTGGCAATAAGTTTGGTGATGCTGGGCATCGTGTGGTGGTGGAAGAGTTTTTACAAGGCGAAGAAGCCAGTTTTATTGTGATGGTTGATGGTAAAAATATTTTACCACTAGCTACCTCGCAAGATCACAAAGCTCGCGATAATGGCGATACGGGGCCGAACACAGGCGGCATGGGAGCCTACTCTCCTGCTCCGGTAGTGACTCCTGAAATGCATGAGCGTATTATGCAACAAGTTATCGTGCCAACCGTACAAGGCATGGAATCAGAAGGTCATCCTTACACTGGATTTTTATATGCCGGTGTCATGATCGATAAGGACGGCATCCCCAAAGTATTGGAATTTAACTGCCGTTTTGGCGATCCAGAAACTCAACCCATCATGAGCCGTTTGCAGTCTGACTTAAGCGAACTATGTTTGGCAGCGATTGATGGCAAGCTTGATGTAATGGAAGCTGACTGGGATCCACGCGCTGCATTAGGTGTGGTGATGGCCGCTGGTGGTTATCCAGAAACGTATCCAAAAGGTGATGTGATTTCTGGCCTAGAGCAGGTCGCAGAAGGCAAAGTTTTCCACGCAGGCACCGCGGAAAAAGATGGCCAAATAGTTACTAACGGTGGCCGCGTCTTGTGCGTGGTGGCACTTGGCGATACTGTTACCCAAGCACAAAGCAAAGCTTACGCTGCGGTTAAACACGTTTCTTGGGATAAAGTCTATTATCGCACCGATATTGGCCATAGAGCCATTAGTCGCGAGAATGGATAG
- a CDS encoding DUF4437 domain-containing protein has protein sequence MPVGKFTTTLWVAFLMSSLVQAQENQVISISDIEWGLLNPARGNSSPKAVNLWGDRSKNVATGMLVKFDKGFSSPPHIHNISYRGVVIEGLLHNDDPTAEKMWLTPGSFWTQPAGENHITAANGQSNLIYLEIDSGPYLVKPANQAFDNGEKTINVASSNLVWLGANDISWTDRSSVQIANLWRKADGETASFIKLPADFSGYIETDSDLKAVVIKGEAYYHFNHQESSTNLSPASFFSSKTTAKHGLKTKTEVILYLKSKEGYRLK, from the coding sequence ATGCCTGTAGGAAAATTCACTACGACTTTATGGGTCGCCTTTCTCATGAGCTCATTGGTTCAGGCACAAGAAAACCAAGTGATTTCAATCTCAGACATTGAATGGGGACTGTTAAATCCTGCTCGTGGTAATTCGAGTCCCAAGGCAGTAAATTTGTGGGGTGACCGCAGCAAGAATGTGGCTACGGGTATGCTCGTTAAGTTCGACAAAGGCTTCTCCTCACCACCTCATATTCATAACATATCTTATCGGGGAGTCGTTATTGAAGGGTTACTACACAATGACGACCCTACGGCTGAAAAAATGTGGTTGACTCCAGGTTCTTTTTGGACCCAACCGGCAGGAGAAAATCACATCACCGCAGCCAATGGACAAAGCAACCTAATCTACCTAGAAATTGATAGCGGCCCATACTTGGTAAAACCTGCTAACCAAGCATTTGATAATGGCGAAAAAACTATCAATGTAGCAAGCAGTAATCTAGTGTGGCTTGGGGCAAACGACATTAGCTGGACAGATAGAAGTTCCGTACAAATAGCCAACCTGTGGCGAAAAGCGGATGGCGAAACTGCAAGCTTTATTAAATTGCCAGCAGATTTTAGCGGATATATCGAAACGGATTCAGATCTAAAGGCTGTCGTGATTAAAGGAGAAGCCTATTATCACTTTAACCATCAAGAGTCCTCGACCAACCTATCCCCTGCTAGCTTTTTTAGCTCTAAAACCACAGCAAAACATGGCCTAAAAACTAAAACGGAAGTAATTCTCTACCTTAAAAGCAAAGAAGGTTATCGCTTGAAATAG
- a CDS encoding zinc-ribbon and DUF3426 domain-containing protein, which translates to MSETFLTHCPHCKSVFKLRKEHLEMAEGHVRCGSCHSLFLATDSLVSMEQESQKTAMAEDVEQASEKLVEKAFDDLVDAPELTIEPAKPKPEARPIPWKGLFYGLSSVILLSCAFWYLYLWPNRMALSQDKAWRPLLQASCSIFGCQVPSLQRIELFVVSAIEVSPKVKGQQEVSMLLKNTADFAQPFPKVKVVLSDIKGGQFTTPVFTPAQYLPEVNHNTLIEPNQTVQIGFSFLSDNKSYSGYQVQLVN; encoded by the coding sequence ATGAGCGAAACCTTTTTAACCCATTGTCCACATTGCAAATCTGTTTTTAAGTTGCGTAAAGAGCATCTTGAAATGGCGGAAGGTCATGTTCGCTGCGGTTCTTGCCATTCCTTATTTTTAGCCACGGATTCCTTGGTCTCGATGGAACAGGAAAGCCAGAAAACCGCTATGGCCGAGGATGTAGAGCAGGCTTCTGAGAAATTGGTGGAGAAAGCTTTCGACGATTTAGTTGATGCGCCTGAACTGACCATTGAGCCTGCAAAACCCAAGCCTGAAGCTCGCCCCATACCTTGGAAAGGCTTGTTTTATGGGCTTTCCAGCGTCATTTTATTGTCATGCGCTTTTTGGTACCTCTATTTATGGCCCAACCGGATGGCTTTGTCACAAGATAAGGCTTGGCGGCCGCTACTCCAAGCTTCCTGTTCAATTTTTGGTTGTCAGGTTCCTTCGCTGCAACGTATCGAGCTATTTGTGGTCAGCGCAATTGAAGTATCACCTAAGGTCAAAGGACAGCAAGAAGTTAGTATGCTGTTAAAAAACACCGCCGATTTCGCCCAACCTTTCCCAAAGGTCAAGGTGGTATTAAGTGACATTAAGGGCGGCCAATTTACCACTCCAGTGTTTACGCCCGCTCAATATTTGCCCGAAGTTAATCACAATACTTTGATTGAGCCTAACCAAACGGTGCAGATCGGCTTTAGCTTTTTAAGCGACAATAAGAGCTACAGCGGTTATCAGGTTCAGTTGGTCAACTAG